From Proteiniborus sp. MB09-C3, the proteins below share one genomic window:
- a CDS encoding MoxR family ATPase, with product MDTNEIKEIALRVKDNIQKVIVGKDDVIDLMLTSIICSGHVLLEDVPGLGKTMLAKSLARSINCDFKRIQFTPDLLPSDILGINYYNQKTGEFQLKEGPIMSQIVLADEINRATPRTQSSLLEAMEEHQVSIDGITYKLKEPFFVIATQNPIEISGTFPLPEAQLDRFFMKLSMGYPKIEEEFEILIRFKESNPINEIEAVVSSDELRKAREHYSNVYVDDDIIEYILKIVNATRVNDEIELGISPRGSLALFKASQAYAAINGRDYVLPDDVKFLIKPIFVHRLILNSNSQIKGRNTDDVLDQIIYKINTPVEKI from the coding sequence ATGGATACTAATGAAATTAAGGAAATTGCTTTAAGAGTTAAAGACAATATTCAAAAAGTAATAGTAGGGAAAGATGATGTTATTGACCTAATGCTTACTTCTATAATATGCTCGGGTCATGTATTGCTAGAGGATGTACCAGGCTTAGGTAAAACAATGCTGGCAAAATCCTTGGCGAGATCTATAAATTGCGATTTTAAAAGAATACAATTTACTCCTGATTTATTGCCATCAGATATTTTAGGCATTAACTATTACAATCAAAAAACAGGTGAATTTCAATTAAAAGAAGGCCCTATAATGAGCCAAATTGTTTTAGCAGATGAAATCAACAGAGCTACACCACGAACTCAATCCAGCCTATTGGAAGCCATGGAGGAGCATCAAGTTAGCATAGATGGAATAACATACAAACTAAAGGAGCCTTTCTTTGTAATAGCTACTCAGAACCCAATAGAAATTTCAGGTACATTTCCCCTTCCAGAAGCGCAGCTAGATAGATTTTTTATGAAGTTGTCTATGGGATACCCTAAAATTGAAGAAGAGTTTGAGATATTAATAAGATTTAAAGAGAGTAATCCAATAAATGAAATTGAAGCCGTAGTTTCCTCTGATGAGCTTAGGAAGGCTAGAGAGCATTATTCAAATGTTTATGTAGATGATGATATAATAGAGTATATTTTAAAAATAGTTAATGCTACACGTGTAAATGATGAAATAGAGCTTGGAATAAGTCCACGGGGTAGTTTAGCCTTATTTAAAGCTTCACAAGCATATGCAGCTATAAATGGTAGAGATTATGTATTACCAGATGATGTAAAATTTCTTATTAAACCTATTTTTGTCCATAGACTTATATTGAATTCTAATTCACAGATTAAAGGTAGAAATACAGATGATGTGTTAGATCAAATCATTTATAAAATCAATACTCCTGTAGAGAAAATTTGA
- a CDS encoding DUF4177 domain-containing protein, with product MKKFEYKIENIKAFGVTSLVLTKEHEKKFNALGAEGWELVSLKSLNNPRNLIVVFKREIIEG from the coding sequence ATGAAGAAATTTGAGTATAAAATAGAAAATATAAAAGCCTTTGGTGTAACATCATTAGTATTGACGAAAGAGCATGAAAAGAAGTTTAATGCATTAGGAGCAGAAGGATGGGAGCTAGTAAGCTTAAAGTCACTAAACAATCCAAGAAATTTAATTGTGGTGTTCAAAAGGGAAATAATAGAAGGCTAA
- a CDS encoding DUF58 domain-containing protein: MGIVITIFLLLVTMFYISNRWENIALRKLEYKRYLDKERVFVGEPVRLTTEITNDKLLILPWIEINADIPKEIDFKDQRVMEYNSKSEKIYKVVTSLISYQRIKKHNIIYCTKRGYYSFRDIEMSVGDLFGFATAVKEIHYPMKLIVYPEVKPLNMLIMPFKSIQGQVSVRRWIIPDNIAVIGAREYTPYDSFNTIDWKATARTNKFHVKRLDYTADLSAIIFLNVQTSDIYWQNVNTDLIEKGIDVAASITDRAIDEKVDIGYSSNAFFYGDKNDIFIKPKNGRNQKMFIFDALAKTSYLPVDSFDVFLNESIRFIDKNNVIILITAHISSDLVGTIKKLTKIDYCIKLILLDNKIRIEGLPKEVEVIYSYEFNNN; this comes from the coding sequence ATGGGTATAGTTATAACTATATTTTTACTCCTTGTGACTATGTTCTATATTTCAAATAGATGGGAAAACATAGCGTTAAGGAAACTAGAATATAAGAGATATCTTGATAAGGAAAGAGTTTTTGTTGGAGAGCCAGTTAGATTGACAACTGAAATAACAAACGACAAGCTTTTAATACTTCCTTGGATAGAGATAAATGCTGATATTCCTAAAGAAATTGATTTCAAAGATCAAAGAGTAATGGAGTATAATAGCAAAAGTGAAAAAATATATAAAGTAGTAACATCATTGATAAGTTATCAGAGAATTAAAAAACACAATATTATTTATTGTACAAAACGAGGATATTATTCATTTCGAGATATAGAAATGTCAGTAGGAGACTTGTTTGGTTTTGCTACTGCCGTAAAAGAAATTCACTATCCTATGAAGCTCATTGTATATCCAGAAGTCAAACCGCTTAATATGCTAATAATGCCATTTAAGAGTATACAAGGCCAAGTATCAGTTAGACGCTGGATAATCCCAGATAATATAGCTGTAATTGGAGCAAGGGAATATACGCCCTATGATAGCTTTAATACTATTGATTGGAAGGCTACAGCTAGAACAAATAAATTTCATGTGAAAAGGCTTGATTATACAGCCGATCTCTCTGCTATTATATTTTTGAATGTGCAGACTAGCGACATTTACTGGCAGAATGTAAATACTGATTTGATAGAAAAAGGAATAGACGTTGCAGCATCAATTACAGATAGAGCAATTGATGAAAAAGTAGATATAGGATATTCGTCAAATGCGTTTTTCTATGGGGATAAAAACGATATTTTTATTAAGCCTAAAAACGGAAGAAATCAAAAAATGTTTATTTTTGATGCATTAGCAAAAACATCTTATTTACCTGTAGATAGCTTTGATGTGTTTCTAAATGAGAGTATAAGATTTATAGATAAAAATAATGTAATAATACTGATTACAGCTCATATTTCTAGTGATTTAGTAGGAACAATAAAGAAGCTAACAAAAATTGACTATTGTATAAAGCTTATACTACTAGATAATAAAATAAGGATAGAAGGATTGCCTAAAGAAGTAGAAGTTATCTATAGCTATGAATTTAATAATAATTAA